A region of Nostoc sp. 'Peltigera membranacea cyanobiont' N6 DNA encodes the following proteins:
- a CDS encoding AAA-like domain-containing protein, translating to MRYQVGGSLRSDDPTYVIRQADEKLYTSLKAGDFCYVFNSRQMGKSSLLQRTSYRLRQEGYSCVYLDMTTLGSEDTTPEQWYKGVIISLFYALNLVEKVKFKQWWEMQAGLSSVQKLHQFVEEVLLPNTKAERIFIFIDEIDSLLSLNFPASDFFAWIRHCYNQQAHDPNFQRLGFTLFGVASPSDLISDKRRTPFNIGTAIDLHGFQLHEATPLLKGLEEVITQPEAVLQEILYWSGGQPFLTQKLCQLIVHAALETSNRKIDLPPGIEGSWIKEFVRSQIIQHWEAKDDPEHLRTIRDRLLFNEHRAGRLLGLYQRVLQAEEAGEQGSRGAGEKSFPLGVFSGMPDLCVPTDDSQEQTELLLSGVVEKHNGYLKIKNPIYRNVFNTEWVIKHLDNLRPYSQTFNSWVASSFKDESRLLRGQALKDTQNWAQGKSLSDLDYKFLAASQESERREVQTALEAARAQEVEARLTQEKKTAKLQRFLLMAVCIGLLVSSSLGIGSFILYRKALKSANQARNSETRALVSSSEGLFASNRRLDALVEAIKAKHRLQKLGKPNTNIQRQVDNVLRQAVYGADEYNRFSGHTAAVLAVDVSPDSSLIASASIDKTIELWRRDGTEVATLKGHQAAVRGIDFSPDGQTLASASEDGTIKIWKQNGSLLNTFKGHTASVWGVAFSPDGQFLASASFDRTVKLWKRDGTLLKMFQSDTVGFWGITFSPDGQIVAAASLDKTVKLWKRDGSGWQNAKPLQPLQGHTGWVVGVAFSPDGQTIASASEDATVKLWQRNSTDSSYRFNKTLKSHSAGISGVAFSPDGQTIASASLDKTIKLWNIDGTELRTLKGHTASVWGITFSPDNSFIASAGAENVVRLWQSQNPFQKPIVVHKAGIWSIAIAELSEAIATASHENTAKLWSRQGKLLKTFTESGGAIFEVSFSEDGKLIALRTSDDKVKLNKRDGTLVATYKDPLGKLLAAVLSPDGQTIAMANVDKIAQIWKRDRSAPKILKGHQAEVWHVVFSPDGRLVGSASGDSTAKLWTLDGKLFKTLVGHSATVWRIAFSPDSKMVATGSGDNTVKLWTVEGKLLKTFKGHTAAIWGVAFSPDGKIIASGSVDATVKLWKLDGTEITTLTGHTAAIRDIAISRDGTMLVSGGDDNTLILWNLQRILNLNAPAYACALVQDYLKTNTALEESDGFANAKGERTICDPFNFN from the coding sequence ATGAGATACCAGGTAGGGGGTAGTCTTCGCAGTGACGATCCCACGTATGTTATTCGTCAGGCAGACGAAAAACTTTATACAAGCCTGAAGGCTGGCGATTTTTGTTATGTCTTCAATTCTCGACAGATGGGCAAGTCATCGCTATTACAGCGCACAAGTTATCGTCTCAGACAGGAAGGCTATAGCTGTGTTTACTTGGATATGACCACATTGGGTAGCGAAGATACTACACCAGAGCAATGGTATAAGGGCGTTATTATCAGCTTGTTCTACGCCTTAAATCTGGTAGAAAAAGTCAAGTTTAAGCAATGGTGGGAGATGCAAGCAGGTCTTTCCTCAGTACAAAAACTACACCAGTTCGTAGAAGAAGTGTTGCTGCCAAACACCAAAGCCGAACGTATTTTCATCTTCATTGATGAGATTGATAGTTTGTTAAGTTTAAATTTTCCTGCTAGTGACTTTTTTGCCTGGATTCGTCATTGTTATAACCAACAGGCACACGATCCGAATTTTCAACGCTTGGGATTTACGCTATTTGGGGTAGCCAGTCCATCTGACCTAATTTCTGACAAACGTCGCACACCTTTTAATATTGGTACAGCGATAGATTTACATGGCTTTCAACTCCATGAAGCCACGCCATTGCTAAAGGGATTAGAGGAAGTTATCACTCAGCCGGAAGCAGTACTTCAAGAGATTCTTTACTGGAGTGGCGGACAACCATTTCTGACCCAAAAACTCTGTCAGTTAATTGTCCACGCAGCTTTAGAAACATCCAATAGAAAAATTGATTTACCGCCAGGAATAGAAGGATCTTGGATAAAAGAATTTGTGCGATCGCAGATTATTCAACATTGGGAAGCCAAGGACGATCCTGAACACCTCCGCACAATTCGCGATCGCCTACTTTTTAATGAACACCGAGCCGGAAGATTACTAGGGCTTTACCAACGAGTATTGCAAGCAGAAGAAGCAGGGGAGCAGGGGAGCAGGGGAGCAGGGGAGAAAAGTTTTCCTCTTGGCGTGTTTTCCGGTATGCCCGATCTTTGTGTGCCGACTGATGATAGTCAAGAACAGACAGAACTGTTGTTATCTGGTGTAGTCGAGAAACACAACGGCTATCTCAAAATTAAAAATCCCATCTATCGGAATGTTTTCAATACTGAATGGGTAATCAAGCATTTAGACAATCTCCGCCCTTACTCACAAACATTCAATTCTTGGGTAGCCTCTTCCTTTAAAGATGAATCGCGTCTTTTGCGGGGACAGGCTCTAAAAGATACTCAAAATTGGGCGCAGGGCAAAAGTCTGAGTGATTTGGATTATAAATTCTTAGCTGCTAGTCAAGAATCCGAACGACGCGAAGTACAGACGGCATTAGAGGCAGCCCGTGCCCAAGAGGTAGAAGCACGACTAACCCAAGAGAAAAAAACTGCTAAACTGCAAAGATTTTTGCTAATGGCAGTGTGTATTGGGTTGCTAGTTTCTTCCTCTTTGGGAATAGGAAGTTTCATTTTGTACCGTAAAGCTCTTAAAAGCGCAAATCAAGCTAGAAACAGCGAAACTAGAGCGCTTGTATCCTCTTCTGAGGGATTATTTGCCTCAAATCGCAGATTGGATGCACTTGTAGAAGCAATTAAAGCCAAACATAGACTACAAAAACTAGGTAAACCAAACACAAATATTCAGCGTCAAGTAGATAACGTATTACGCCAAGCAGTTTATGGAGCAGACGAGTACAATCGTTTTTCTGGTCATACAGCAGCTGTTTTAGCAGTAGATGTCAGTCCCGACAGTTCTCTGATTGCCTCAGCAAGTATAGATAAAACGATCGAGCTTTGGCGACGTGATGGCACAGAAGTTGCAACTCTCAAAGGTCATCAGGCAGCAGTTAGGGGAATCGATTTTAGCCCCGACGGCCAGACACTCGCCTCGGCGAGCGAAGATGGTACTATTAAAATCTGGAAGCAAAACGGCAGTTTGCTAAACACTTTCAAAGGTCATACTGCTTCAGTCTGGGGAGTAGCATTTAGTCCCGATGGTCAGTTCCTTGCCTCTGCCAGTTTCGACAGAACTGTGAAACTCTGGAAGCGAGACGGAACCTTGCTGAAAATGTTTCAAAGTGACACAGTAGGATTTTGGGGAATCACCTTTAGTCCTGATGGTCAAATAGTTGCTGCTGCAAGTCTAGACAAAACAGTAAAACTCTGGAAACGGGACGGTTCGGGGTGGCAAAACGCCAAGCCTTTACAACCTCTCCAAGGTCATACAGGTTGGGTTGTAGGAGTAGCTTTCAGCCCTGACGGTCAGACCATTGCTTCAGCGAGTGAAGATGCAACTGTCAAACTTTGGCAGCGAAATAGCACAGATAGCAGCTACCGCTTTAATAAAACTCTTAAAAGTCATAGCGCTGGGATTTCGGGAGTCGCTTTTAGTCCCGATGGTCAGACTATTGCCTCCGCCAGTCTTGACAAAACAATTAAACTTTGGAACATTGATGGTACAGAACTGAGAACACTAAAAGGACACACTGCCTCTGTTTGGGGAATCACTTTTAGTCCAGACAACAGCTTTATTGCCTCGGCAGGTGCAGAAAACGTTGTTAGACTCTGGCAAAGTCAAAACCCATTCCAGAAGCCGATCGTTGTCCATAAAGCTGGGATTTGGTCAATAGCGATCGCTGAACTATCGGAAGCGATCGCCACAGCTAGCCACGAGAATACCGCTAAACTTTGGAGTCGCCAAGGTAAATTGCTGAAAACTTTTACTGAATCTGGGGGCGCAATCTTTGAGGTTTCATTCAGTGAAGACGGCAAATTAATAGCACTTCGCACTTCTGATGATAAGGTAAAGCTCAATAAGCGAGACGGCACTCTAGTCGCTACTTACAAAGATCCTCTCGGTAAACTCTTAGCAGCAGTATTGAGTCCTGATGGACAAACGATCGCAATGGCAAATGTTGACAAAATTGCTCAAATATGGAAGCGCGATCGCTCTGCACCAAAGATTCTCAAAGGACATCAGGCGGAAGTTTGGCACGTCGTATTTAGTCCAGATGGGCGGCTTGTTGGTTCAGCCAGTGGCGATAGTACTGCTAAATTGTGGACACTTGATGGTAAGTTGTTCAAAACCCTTGTAGGTCATTCCGCGACAGTATGGAGAATAGCCTTCAGCCCTGACAGTAAGATGGTAGCTACTGGAAGTGGCGACAATACTGTTAAGTTATGGACAGTTGAAGGCAAATTGCTGAAGACTTTTAAAGGTCATACGGCTGCAATTTGGGGAGTGGCGTTTAGTCCCGATGGAAAAATAATTGCTTCTGGGAGTGTGGATGCTACCGTCAAACTTTGGAAGTTGGATGGTACAGAAATCACAACTCTTACAGGACATACCGCAGCAATTAGGGATATTGCCATCAGCCGGGATGGGACAATGCTTGTCTCAGGGGGTGATGACAACACGCTCATTCTCTGGAATTTACAGCGAATTCTCAACTTAAATGCACCAGCTTATGCTTGCGCCCTAGTGCAAGATTATTTGAAAACTAACACAGCATTAGAGGAGAGCGATGGCTTTGCCAACGCCAAGGGCGAACGCACTATTTGCGATCCCTTTAATTTCAACTAA
- the aroF gene encoding 3-deoxy-7-phosphoheptulonate synthase, protein MIIVMKSGSPEAEINRIDEELTSWGLTPEKIVGQHKVVIGLVGETASLDPLQIQELSPWIEQVLRVEQPYKRASRQYRHGEASEVVVNTPNGEVIFGEHQPLVVVAGPCSVENEEMIVETARRVKTAGAKFLRGGAYKPRTSPYAFQGHGESALDLLAIAREVSGLGIITEVMDAADLDKIVEVADVIQVGARNMQNFSLLKKVGAQPKPVLLKRGMAATIEDWLMAAEYILASGNPNVILCERGIRTFDRQYTRNTLDLSVVPVLRKLTHLPIMIDPSHGVGWSEFVPSMAMAAIAAGTDSLMIEVHPNPAKALSDGPQSVTPDRFDKLMQELAVIGKAVGRWPQPAVALA, encoded by the coding sequence ATGATTATAGTAATGAAAAGTGGCTCCCCAGAGGCGGAAATAAACCGCATTGATGAGGAACTAACTAGCTGGGGGCTAACTCCAGAAAAAATTGTTGGTCAACACAAAGTAGTTATTGGTCTTGTTGGTGAAACTGCTAGCTTAGATCCACTACAAATTCAGGAACTTAGTCCCTGGATTGAGCAGGTATTGCGGGTAGAGCAGCCTTACAAACGAGCCAGCCGCCAATACCGTCACGGTGAAGCGTCGGAAGTAGTAGTTAATACTCCCAATGGAGAAGTGATATTTGGTGAACACCAGCCTTTGGTAGTAGTTGCTGGCCCCTGCTCAGTAGAAAATGAAGAAATGATTGTGGAGACAGCGCGGCGCGTCAAGACGGCTGGAGCTAAGTTTTTGCGCGGCGGGGCATACAAACCAAGGACTTCACCTTACGCCTTTCAAGGACACGGCGAGAGTGCTTTGGATTTATTAGCGATCGCGCGAGAAGTTAGTGGACTAGGTATTATTACAGAAGTAATGGATGCAGCCGACCTGGATAAAATTGTCGAAGTTGCTGACGTGATTCAGGTGGGAGCAAGGAATATGCAGAATTTCTCCTTGCTCAAAAAAGTGGGAGCGCAGCCGAAACCAGTTCTCTTAAAGCGGGGAATGGCGGCTACTATTGAAGATTGGTTGATGGCAGCCGAGTATATTTTGGCATCTGGTAATCCCAATGTGATTTTGTGTGAAAGGGGAATACGCACCTTTGACCGCCAGTATACGCGAAATACGCTGGATTTATCAGTAGTGCCAGTCTTGCGAAAGCTGACTCACCTGCCAATTATGATTGACCCCAGCCACGGCGTAGGCTGGTCTGAGTTTGTGCCGTCAATGGCAATGGCTGCGATCGCAGCTGGCACAGATTCCCTGATGATAGAAGTTCACCCCAACCCTGCCAAAGCTTTATCCGACGGGCCTCAATCTGTGACACCAGACCGTTTTGATAAATTGATGCAAGAATTAGCAGTGATTGGTAAGGCAGTAGGACGCTGGCCGCAACCAGCAGTAGCTCTAGCTTAA
- a CDS encoding NADAR family protein, with protein sequence MTIYFYSTREEYGCFSNFSPHGFELDGLYWSTSEHYFQAQKFVGTSHLEKIRLVKTPKDAAKMGRERTRPLRQDWEQVKDDIMRQAVLCKFQTHTDIRDILLSTGKAEIVENSPIDFYWGCGSDGSGKNMLGNILMEVREILHHVYSTPSESE encoded by the coding sequence ATGACAATCTACTTTTATAGTACTCGTGAAGAATATGGCTGTTTCTCCAACTTTTCGCCCCACGGCTTTGAATTAGATGGATTATATTGGTCAACTAGCGAACATTACTTTCAAGCACAAAAGTTTGTGGGTACATCTCATCTAGAAAAAATCCGTCTAGTTAAAACTCCTAAAGATGCAGCAAAAATGGGGCGTGAAAGAACCCGCCCTCTTCGTCAAGATTGGGAACAAGTTAAAGACGATATAATGCGGCAAGCTGTGTTATGTAAATTCCAAACTCATACAGATATTAGGGATATCTTACTTTCTACAGGCAAAGCAGAAATTGTTGAAAACTCGCCCATCGATTTTTACTGGGGTTGCGGATCTGATGGTAGTGGTAAAAATATGCTAGGAAATATTTTAATGGAGGTGCGAGAGATCCTGCACCATGTATACAGCACACCCTCAGAATCAGAATAA
- a CDS encoding DUF3124 domain-containing protein: MKPYLHIYLPIAVIFLASCQSANIPSKSQPDATQATPVQKIVMLDKNFKIASGQTIYVPVYSHIYHHNRQEIFELAVTLSIRNTDLTNPIIITAVRYYNSEGKLVKQYLEQPIQLDALASTTFFVNRNDTSGGLGANFIVEWVAQTEISEPVVEAVMIGTDFQQGISFLSPGRVIKNKRSPLKDKS; the protein is encoded by the coding sequence ATGAAGCCGTATCTACATATTTATTTACCGATCGCTGTTATTTTTCTGGCATCTTGTCAATCAGCCAATATTCCATCCAAGTCACAACCCGATGCTACTCAAGCTACACCAGTTCAAAAAATAGTGATGCTGGATAAGAATTTTAAGATAGCTAGCGGTCAAACTATTTATGTACCTGTCTATTCACATATCTATCATCACAATCGCCAGGAGATTTTCGAGTTAGCAGTTACGCTCAGTATTCGGAATACAGATTTGACCAATCCCATCATCATTACTGCTGTGCGCTACTATAACTCAGAGGGGAAATTAGTGAAACAGTATTTGGAGCAACCTATTCAACTTGATGCACTAGCTTCGACAACTTTTTTTGTGAATAGAAATGACACCAGTGGAGGTTTAGGAGCAAATTTTATTGTCGAGTGGGTAGCTCAAACAGAAATATCTGAGCCTGTAGTGGAAGCAGTGATGATTGGTACTGACTTTCAGCAAGGAATTTCTTTTCTCAGTCCTGGTAGGGTGATTAAAAATAAGCGATCGCCTTTAAAAGATAAATCTTAA
- a CDS encoding PAM68 family protein, translating to MSAEESERSRLPFEPNKKRQKPAKTQSKPAAQPQESGKQADKKQTYTKQEMAIPQVVSQRMIRRVAVFCGVPTALGITTLVVSYLLAIYSDIQLPPIAVLLVNMGLFGLGVLGITYGVLSASWDEERVGSLLGLGEFNTNWGRMVEVWRETRQKNS from the coding sequence ATGTCTGCTGAAGAATCTGAACGCAGTCGCTTGCCCTTTGAACCAAACAAAAAGCGCCAAAAACCCGCAAAAACTCAAAGTAAACCAGCAGCACAGCCACAAGAATCAGGCAAACAGGCTGATAAAAAACAGACTTACACTAAACAAGAGATGGCTATTCCCCAAGTAGTCAGCCAGAGGATGATCCGACGGGTAGCTGTGTTCTGTGGCGTACCAACAGCTTTGGGCATTACCACCCTAGTTGTAAGCTATTTGCTTGCTATCTACTCCGACATCCAACTACCTCCCATCGCTGTGTTATTGGTGAACATGGGATTATTTGGTTTGGGAGTCTTAGGGATAACTTATGGCGTTCTTTCTGCCTCTTGGGATGAAGAAAGAGTTGGAAGTTTGCTAGGTTTGGGTGAGTTCAACACCAATTGGGGACGAATGGTGGAAGTTTGGCGCGAAACTCGGCAAAAAAACTCATAA
- a CDS encoding ComEC/Rec2 family competence protein: MIQTSGIIICLGYIFGLLFTAVPWGGVWILVLGIVGAIVFRRRTNLQQLAQKAEKAGSKNKAVSNTWQTNSHPRIWLAAGLVGLLATLYFQWRVPQPGAKDISQFVPPGNSNNQEQLVIVRGEVASNPRLTRSQRGQFWLEATQIDEVKNEKGSVGVPKGVTGKLYVTVPILQATGLYPSQQIAVTGILYKPKAASNPGGFDFQKFLKQEGTFAGLIGRQINVLDRERKWGWWQIRERIVRSQVRWLGIPEGPLVSAMVLGSKAVDLPYDIRDLFVQAGLAHALAASGFQTSLILSVILQLTRRAKKGTQFTLGFLALIIFLSLTGFQPAVLRAVIMGFAALVGLLLKRKVKQFGSLLLAATLLLVFNPLWIWDLGFQLSFLATLGLIVTVPALVNRLGWLPPAIAALIAVPLAATLWTLPVQLFVFGVVPSYSLLLNVVSTPLISIISIGGIISALVGLIWTQAGSFLAAVLHYPTDWLIKLVEYFSKLPGNSVAVGSISSWQLLAIYALIILVWLVPWWQRRWWVANVMAIGLVFIPLWHSTNTLFRITVLESGTEPIVVVQDRGTVTVINSGDEGTGRFTILPFLQQQGVNQINWAIATDFQRNESNAWLELLQRLPIKNFYEYSPNPENSIATQAIQQELQKYQGSYQPMAVGQAVKTGSIVAQLINDQLPILQLQILDQNWLLVGNVKSKEVQQLVKNGSLSRPQVLWCDPQSLKDLVIALQPEVAIASSANFDPKVLSELNQSKTKLFFTGRDGAIQWTPDGQFEAFIEAAENKSSVL, from the coding sequence ATGATTCAAACCAGTGGTATAATTATTTGTCTTGGTTATATTTTTGGGTTGCTGTTTACAGCAGTCCCTTGGGGTGGTGTATGGATTTTGGTTTTGGGGATAGTGGGAGCAATTGTTTTTAGAAGACGCACCAATTTACAACAACTTGCTCAGAAAGCAGAAAAGGCTGGAAGTAAAAATAAGGCTGTGTCTAACACTTGGCAAACTAATTCCCATCCTCGAATATGGTTAGCTGCTGGTTTGGTGGGATTATTGGCAACTTTATATTTTCAATGGCGAGTGCCGCAACCAGGTGCAAAAGATATTAGTCAGTTTGTTCCGCCTGGAAATAGCAATAATCAAGAGCAACTTGTGATTGTTCGTGGGGAAGTAGCGAGTAATCCCCGATTAACTCGCAGTCAGCGAGGACAATTTTGGCTGGAAGCGACTCAGATAGATGAGGTTAAAAATGAAAAAGGTTCAGTAGGTGTCCCAAAAGGGGTAACGGGCAAATTGTATGTGACAGTGCCTATACTTCAGGCTACTGGGTTATACCCTAGTCAACAAATTGCTGTGACTGGGATTTTGTACAAACCAAAGGCGGCTTCCAATCCTGGTGGTTTTGATTTTCAGAAGTTTCTCAAGCAGGAAGGAACGTTTGCTGGTTTGATTGGGCGACAAATAAATGTTTTGGATCGGGAACGTAAATGGGGATGGTGGCAAATTCGGGAGCGAATTGTGCGATCGCAAGTTCGTTGGTTGGGTATTCCTGAAGGGCCTCTTGTCAGTGCAATGGTGTTGGGAAGCAAAGCTGTTGATTTACCCTACGATATCCGCGACTTATTTGTACAAGCAGGATTAGCTCATGCTTTGGCAGCTTCCGGGTTCCAAACCTCTTTGATTCTGAGTGTTATCTTACAGTTAACCAGGCGGGCAAAAAAGGGAACACAATTTACCCTTGGGTTTTTAGCTTTAATTATTTTTCTGAGTTTAACAGGTTTTCAGCCTGCGGTTCTCAGAGCCGTAATTATGGGTTTTGCGGCATTAGTTGGGCTGCTATTAAAAAGGAAGGTAAAACAGTTCGGTTCGTTACTATTAGCAGCAACTCTGTTATTAGTGTTTAATCCTCTATGGATTTGGGATTTAGGCTTTCAATTAAGTTTTTTAGCAACACTGGGATTAATTGTAACAGTACCTGCGTTAGTTAACCGTCTAGGATGGCTACCACCTGCGATCGCTGCTTTGATTGCCGTTCCCCTTGCTGCGACTCTTTGGACTTTACCTGTACAACTTTTTGTGTTTGGGGTTGTACCATCTTATAGTCTCTTGCTGAATGTGGTTAGCACCCCATTAATTTCGATCATTAGTATCGGTGGAATCATTAGTGCCTTAGTAGGTTTAATCTGGACTCAGGCAGGAAGTTTCCTGGCTGCGGTGTTGCATTACCCGACAGACTGGCTAATTAAATTAGTGGAATATTTTAGCAAGTTGCCCGGAAATTCTGTTGCTGTCGGCAGTATATCTAGTTGGCAGCTTTTAGCGATTTACGCACTGATTATACTGGTTTGGCTAGTCCCTTGGTGGCAGCGTCGGTGGTGGGTTGCTAATGTGATGGCGATTGGTTTAGTATTTATTCCCCTTTGGCATTCTACAAATACATTATTTAGGATAACGGTATTAGAATCTGGTACGGAACCAATTGTAGTTGTTCAAGATAGAGGGACTGTAACTGTAATAAATAGTGGCGATGAAGGGACTGGACGTTTCACAATCCTTCCGTTTTTACAACAACAAGGTGTAAATCAAATTAATTGGGCGATCGCAACTGATTTTCAACGCAATGAAAGTAATGCTTGGTTGGAATTACTGCAACGTCTACCAATAAAGAATTTTTATGAATATTCCCCTAATCCAGAAAATTCTATTGCAACCCAGGCAATTCAACAAGAATTACAAAAATATCAGGGTTCTTACCAACCGATGGCAGTTGGTCAAGCTGTAAAAACTGGTTCAATAGTGGCACAATTAATCAACGATCAATTACCTATTTTACAATTACAAATTTTAGATCAGAATTGGTTATTAGTTGGCAATGTCAAGTCTAAAGAGGTACAGCAATTAGTTAAAAATGGGAGTTTGTCTCGTCCACAAGTGCTGTGGTGTGACCCTCAGTCATTAAAAGATTTAGTTATTGCTCTGCAACCAGAAGTAGCGATCGCTTCTTCGGCTAACTTCGATCCAAAGGTTTTATCTGAATTGAATCAAAGCAAAACGAAACTATTTTTTACAGGACGGGATGGCGCGATTCAATGGACTCCTGATGGTCAGTTTGAGGCATTTATTGAAGCAGCAGAAAATAAATCATCTGTTTTATAA
- the glyQ gene encoding glycine--tRNA ligase subunit alpha, with translation MNFQSVISLLHQFWSDRGCLIAQPYDIEKGAGTKNPQTFLRALGPEPWAVAYVEPCRRPTDGRYGENPNRFQHYYQYQVLIKPSPDNIQEIYLDSLRVLGVRPEDHDIRFVEDNWEDATVGAWGTGWEVWLDGMEVTQFTYFQQCGGIDCRPVSIEITYGLERLTMYLQQVEAFTKIQWTDNITYGDVFLQSEIEQCTYNFEASNPELLLTLFNLYEQEATQLTERGLVLPSLDYVMKCSHTFNLLDARGVISVTERTRYIARIRHLARKVAHLYVEQREKLGFPLLKDLKPVIPGGQVEVAPT, from the coding sequence GTGAATTTTCAATCGGTTATATCTCTATTGCATCAGTTCTGGAGCGATCGCGGTTGTCTCATCGCCCAGCCCTACGATATTGAGAAGGGAGCAGGTACTAAGAATCCCCAGACATTTTTAAGAGCATTAGGACCCGAACCGTGGGCTGTTGCTTATGTTGAACCGTGTCGTCGCCCGACGGATGGGCGGTACGGTGAAAACCCTAACCGTTTCCAGCACTATTATCAGTACCAAGTTTTGATAAAACCTTCGCCAGATAATATCCAGGAGATTTATCTTGATTCATTAAGGGTTTTAGGTGTTCGTCCTGAAGATCACGATATTCGGTTTGTAGAGGATAACTGGGAAGATGCGACGGTGGGAGCTTGGGGTACTGGGTGGGAAGTATGGTTAGATGGGATGGAAGTTACTCAATTTACCTACTTCCAGCAGTGTGGGGGAATCGATTGTCGGCCTGTGTCGATTGAGATTACTTATGGTTTAGAGCGGCTGACAATGTATCTCCAGCAAGTAGAAGCATTTACAAAGATCCAGTGGACGGACAACATTACTTATGGAGATGTTTTTCTGCAAAGTGAGATTGAGCAGTGTACATACAACTTTGAAGCGTCAAACCCTGAGTTGCTACTTACACTATTTAATTTGTATGAGCAGGAAGCTACCCAATTAACGGAGCGAGGATTGGTCTTGCCTAGCTTAGATTATGTAATGAAGTGTTCGCACACCTTTAACCTGCTGGATGCTAGAGGTGTAATTTCGGTGACGGAGAGAACTCGTTATATTGCCAGGATTCGGCATTTGGCTAGGAAGGTTGCTCATTTATATGTTGAGCAAAGGGAGAAGTTGGGTTTTCCGTTGCTCAAAGATTTAAAACCAGTTATACCTGGTGGGCAAGTAGAAGTCGCGCCTACATAG
- a CDS encoding potassium channel family protein, with amino-acid sequence MYVLIGGAGLVGLSLAQKLVELGHTVAVIDIDPIACRYAREQVGVMAFEGSAVSTEVLLEAGIRKTGSLAAVLRSDALNLAMVTLARHYGVPHLLSRMRHPDFAEPLRIAGANHIISTVELAVSTMVNAIEYPQVESMMHFEQGQIEVLKLSIPNNCYVAGRSVAEIAQDSGFPSGSLIIGYQAHPHENLMIPNGSTVLEPHSTVLIVTKPGCLHQVIDFIQQRC; translated from the coding sequence ATGTACGTACTAATTGGTGGAGCAGGCTTAGTAGGCTTAAGTTTGGCGCAAAAACTAGTAGAACTAGGACATACTGTTGCTGTAATTGATATTGACCCTATCGCTTGTCGCTACGCCCGCGAACAAGTAGGGGTAATGGCTTTTGAAGGCAGTGCCGTGAGTACAGAAGTATTGTTAGAAGCTGGGATTCGAAAAACCGGCTCCTTGGCAGCTGTTCTGAGAAGTGATGCCTTAAACTTAGCAATGGTAACTCTTGCTAGACATTATGGTGTTCCACACCTTTTAAGTCGGATGCGTCACCCCGATTTTGCTGAACCACTGCGGATAGCTGGAGCCAACCACATTATCAGTACTGTTGAACTAGCGGTTTCAACAATGGTGAATGCCATTGAGTATCCCCAAGTGGAATCAATGATGCATTTTGAACAAGGGCAAATTGAGGTACTAAAACTTTCCATCCCAAACAATTGCTATGTTGCTGGTCGTAGCGTTGCCGAAATCGCTCAAGATTCAGGATTTCCAAGTGGTTCGCTAATTATTGGCTACCAAGCCCATCCCCACGAAAATTTGATGATTCCTAACGGCAGTACAGTACTGGAACCTCATTCAACTGTACTGATTGTAACTAAACCAGGATGTTTACATCAAGTCATTGATTTTATTCAACAAAGATGTTAA
- the rpsO gene encoding 30S ribosomal protein S15: MALTQLRKQEIISTYQVHETDTGSSDVQVAMLTERINRLSEHLQANKKDHSSRRGLLKLIGQRKRLLAYISQESREKYQALIARLGIRG; the protein is encoded by the coding sequence ATGGCTCTGACGCAACTGCGGAAACAAGAAATCATTTCCACCTACCAAGTTCACGAAACCGACACGGGATCGTCCGATGTCCAAGTTGCCATGCTAACTGAGCGCATTAACCGCCTCAGCGAACATCTCCAGGCAAATAAAAAAGACCATTCTTCTCGCCGGGGACTGTTGAAGCTAATTGGTCAGCGCAAGCGCCTTCTAGCGTACATATCGCAGGAAAGCCGCGAAAAGTATCAAGCTTTGATCGCTCGCCTCGGTATTCGTGGATAG